From the genome of Marasmius oreades isolate 03SP1 chromosome 1, whole genome shotgun sequence:
GATAAAATTAATCCTCAGTCCGAAGTTGAGGCGGGAAAACCCTAGAATTTCCAATCCTCGTCAACTTCCAATGCCCATGGAACTGGCAGGGGCATTAGTATCTCGGGGATGACATTACGGAATGAAAACGTCTGACTTACACTTCGTAAGAAGTGTTTTGGAAAACAGCTTTTCGATGGGAACATCATGTATCTTGCACCAAGAGGCGGTAATGCTAAGGTGTTGCCGTTAGCTAATGGTTTGATATACGAATACTAAACACCCACCGCGGATCGAGATAATTAATTTTACTGTGCGAGAAAGGTCACAAGTCGAGACCATGATACCAGAAAAGAGACGACAAACCTGGTACTAAGTGCAACCTCTTTGCCTTCATCTCTGTCCATCATCTGTAATTTACAGGTCTTAATCTTCTCCGTGGCTTTCTCAATCTGTTCTATAATCTTCTCCGCCGTTTTCGAGGTTTTCAACGTCGCCGTCTCTTTACCACGCTCCGACTCCAATTGCTTGAACTCCCTCTCGATGTTTTCGATCTTATGCTTCAGTATTAAATCTTTTTGGGGCTTGCCCCCGTCCTCCACGAGTTTTTCGTTGTCTTTGGCAAACCTTTTCTCGGCCTTCTCTATTTCTTTTGCTTTGAGGTTTTCCTCGTGCGTCGCGATCCAATCAAGTTCTAAGTCtgattcatcatcatcttccctGAATTTTGCTTGCTTCTTGTACTTCAGGTCTAAACCGAAAAGCGCATGGCGAAGTTTCATGCGATCATATCTGAGTGCTTTGAGCTGTGCAATTTCAGTATAGTGAGAATCTTCGTTAATGGGTAGATTAATACCTTGTATCGCATTTTTTCCATTGACTGGTCGTGCGTCTTTGGAACGCTCCTTTGATGGTTGCAGAGGATGGCGACCAACCGGTTGGCCTTGTTATAAGCATTGTGCTTCTCTTGCAATGAGGCGTTCTCAAGGTTGGCTTCGTCGAGCAGTCGCTGGAAGGTGATTGAGGCGTTATAGGTACGGAACACCTTCGCAGTCAAGCCTTTCATTTCCGAGTTCAGATGTTTATTTAGCCCCGATGTCTGCCCTCATGGGATGAGCAGTGGAATGGACCAGATACGAGAACACCTTACATTCACTCGGTCAAACAAGCTGTCGTCGTCATCCTTATTCTCCTTGAATATTTTGATATTCTTGTAAACTTGAGGATCAATCTGGACTCGATTGTAGTATCGAATCGAGTCTTTCCCCAAGAAGTCGAAAATGATGAAGTGAGGGGGCTCCAGAGTAACGTGTTCACAGCGAAGAGAGCAACAGCCGACAGTATCAGCCTCGTCTTCACCTTTTTCGTTGCCCGCTCGAAGGGCAAGCTTGTCGATGAAATACATCGCAGTAGCACGCTGACGTTCTGCCATGACTTTGGATTTGAGATCAGACGTATAATTGTTACGGATTCTGTCAACGTGTTTCTGAGAGATAAAAAATCATACAAAGTTAGCGAAATACGAGGATGGCGAAGCGGTTGCCAAACCTTGAGCTCTCTAGCCTTTTCGAACTTTATCATGTCGCTCTGACCCTTAAGTGAACTTCCGGCGGCAAGGAAAACGTATTTGTGATTCCCATTAACATTCTCTGTCCAAGTAGCCAGCCAAGTCACCGTATTGTCGTGCTGTACTGCCTTCCATTTCCCAGGCATGTTGGGAATAGGAATAGGTGCGTCCTTCCCGATGTTTAACGTTATATCCTCCGGTCGTATTCGGAACTGGGGAACATTGATCAAACAACGCAGGGCAGCTCAAACTAAGATAGGTCACCTTGAGGGCTCCTGTTCTAGGATGTTCACCCCGTCCTTTGAAAAGGCCGGGAGGTTCTATTCTGAAATTACCCACTTTCTCCTTTCGACCGTTGAGAAGACACGCCGTGTATTTAGCCTCTgtctcctccttcttctttttgaGTTCCTTCTTTTCTGCGGATGACATAGCTTTCTTTCTCGCTTTCTCCGCTTCAAAGTGCTCAAACATGGGACGGAAATCACATTTTGCGAATGATGTGATCTGAACGTCATTACGCTACAACGCGACTCAGAGCCTGCCCGCTAAATGGTCGTGTGCCACTCACCGGCGGGTGATTTTCTAAGACCTTCTTCCAATCTTCAAAGAAATTTTTGTTGAAAGTATTGTTCTGGGCGTAGTCGGTTTCAAGCAGAGCGGCATAAAAACCGGCTACCTCTTCCGACGCAGGGGGTAGATCTACTTCTTTGCCTTTCGAAAAGTGAGTGCAATATTGGGGGGGAAACGATGGGTTTCTCACCATCGTATTTCATCTTCACGTTTGAAGGCAAAACTTCATAAGGTGGGGGAAAGCAGACACCACTGTGCTCAAGCGTTATCCACTTCACGGTGTTGTCCTCCTTAATGTTGATATCCCACCAACGGTAAAcctcctcgtcctcctcttccttcttggCTTTTCGCTTGCCCTTCCCGTTGGCCTTGTCTTCCTCTACTTTCTTCTTTGTTGCCTTCTTCTTAGACTTTGACAAATCTTCGCCAAATCCGTCCTTTGCTTTCTGCGGGGACGGTGTGGCGAGAGGTTTGTCGTCCTCAGACGAAGATTCAGTATCTTCATTCTTCACCTTCTTTGCCGATGCCTTAGCGATAGgcttgtcgtcgtcgtcgtcgtcggacAGTTCCACGTCACTTTCCACCTTGACCTTCCGCTTTCGGGAAGGCTTACTCGCGCCTGCGCCCGAACCCTCATTCTTCACCCTCTTTCGCGGTGGTTTCTTCTTGACCGGCGTTTGAATCGACTCCTCGTCATCGCTGGGTCCTTCTTTAACAGCGACCTGCTTTTTCAGACCATTGCGTTGGGCAACGGAGACGGGAACGGTGGTCGCAACCACTGCACCTGGCATACGAACTGCAGTGGAAGATTGTTTGGGAGGTGACGAGGCGAGAGGAGTGTCATCGTCACTTGAGCTTTCGGAAACGGCTGCCTTCTTCCGTTTCAAGTAACGGCGGGGAGGAAGAACCGAGGCTCGCCTCGTCTGTGACTAAGTTGAAGTGAGTCAACACATGGAAAGGTTGAGTGAACATGCCGTGAGTAATGACTTGAAGGGGACACACCAGAGGaatgtcatcttcatctccgtcgtcgtcgtccatCTCGACGTCGCTATAGTCAGGATTTTTGCCATTGAGGTGGCCGTTGACACCCTTGACAGGGCTAGATGAGGCTAGGGGACGATCATCGTCTGAGTTAGAAGTGGTATCTCCCGACatgatttggaaaagatgggACCACTAGTCTCTATGGTCCCAAAGGCAGAGGGTAGGAGATGAGGGGAAGAGAAAAAAGGTTGAACTTCGTGTTTTGAGGTGGCGGGGTCTTGATGTGAATTTTCGCAGAGTCCGCCGAGACCGGCCCTAAATTCACTGAGTCACATCACGGTTATGATAGCTGTCACACCAGGTTACCGATCTTTCCCAACGCCCAACCCAAAGTTAGCCTTCTCTCCTTCAAACCTTGAACAGACTGACGCGGTCTCTGCAGCATGTCCAATCTTCCTCTTTATAGAGATCCCTGGGCAAGACGAGATGCCTGGAGGAAACACCCTGTCTTTTCCAAAACGGCAATGGTTCGCAGTA
Proteins encoded in this window:
- a CDS encoding uncharacterized protein (BUSCO:EOG09260MRU), which codes for MSGDTTSNSDDDRPLASSSPVKGVNGHLNGKNPDYSDVEMDDDDGDEDDIPLSQTRRASVLPPRRYLKRKKAAVSESSSDDDTPLASSPPKQSSTAVRMPGAVVATTVPVSVAQRNGLKKQVAVKEGPSDDEESIQTPVKKKPPRKRVKNEGSGAGASKPSRKRKVKVESDVELSDDDDDDKPIAKASAKKVKNEDTESSSEDDKPLATPSPQKAKDGFGEDLSKSKKKATKKKVEEDKANGKGKRKAKKEEEDEEVYRWWDINIKEDNTVKWITLEHSGVCFPPPYEVLPSNVKMKYDGKEVDLPPASEEVAGFYAALLETDYAQNNTFNKNFFEDWKKVLENHPPRNDVQITSFAKCDFRPMFEHFEAEKARKKAMSSAEKKELKKKKEETEAKYTACLLNGRKEKVGNFRIEPPGLFKGRGEHPRTGALKFRIRPEDITLNIGKDAPIPIPNMPGKWKAVQHDNTVTWLATWTENVNGNHKYVFLAAGSSLKGQSDMIKFEKARELKKHVDRIRNNYTSDLKSKVMAERQRATAMYFIDKLALRAGNEKGEDEADTVGCCSLRCEHVTLEPPHFIIFDFLGKDSIRYYNRVQIDPQVYKNIKIFKENKDDDDSLFDRVNTSGLNKHLNSEMKGLTAKVFRTYNASITFQRLLDEANLENASLQEKHNAYNKANRLVAILCNHQRSVPKTHDQSMEKMRYKLKALRYDRMKLRHALFGLDLKYKKQAKFREDDDESDLELDWIATHEENLKAKEIEKAEKRFAKDNEKLVEDGGKPQKDLILKHKIENIEREFKQLESERGKETATLKTSKTAEKIIEQIEKATEKIKTCKLQMMDRDEGKEVALSTSKINYLDPRITASWCKIHDVPIEKLFSKTLLTKFPWALEVDEDWKF